From the Firmicutes bacterium HGW-Firmicutes-1 genome, the window TGCTTATGTTGAAAGTGATTCCATTTATAAATTCCACTTTCACAAATGTCTCTTTATAGACTGTCATCTGTTTAATAATGGTTTCAAACAGTTCCTCATTAAATTCTGTCATGGCATTAATACCTGTTAGAGCCTCTTTTATTTTTTCAGTATTTAGCTTGTGATCCGCAATTTTTGAGCCTTCATAATTAAGCTCAGCTCTTTTAAAAATCAGCTCTACAAGTTCTGGACTTGAAAATTCACCGTCTTGCTCGAGTTCTTTAATTCTATTATCAGTCTGTCTGAGTTCGAGATTCATTTTCGGCGGTTCATCTGGTTGTATCTTATCAAGTCTCTTTTTTTGCCTGATCAAATGGTTCGTAGCTTCTGTAAATATGCTCTTCAGCTCATCTTCTGTGAAAAAACTGTTTCGGCATAAAACTCGGTTTTGAAAAATATAGTTTCTACATTTCCATTTGATTTTCTCTGAAGGCTTGCCTGCGTGTTCGACATACTTTTTATAGGTTTCTCCGCATTCACCACATTTGATTTTTCCGCTAAAAATGCTTTGATTTTTCATCGCATTAAATTGCTGTGATCTTCCAAGCTTTACTTCAGTAGCGGTTCTTAGGTCCTGGGCTTTTTTAAAGGTCGCCTCATCTATAAGCCGTGGGTAAAGCTCATCCCCTTGGTATTTAACATTCTGTAGTATCTTGCCTACTGAACCATGATTCCAATTGGGTTTCTTATTGGCATTGAGGATACCTCGCTCTGTCATTTTTTTTGCAATGGCTTTCAATGATTTCTCTTTGATATAGTCTATGAATATCGATTTAACTATTTCTGCTTGCTCTTCATTTATTTCTATTTGTCCATTTACCATTTTGTATCCCATGGGCATATGCCGCTGCATCATGTATCCTCACCACCTTTACTGATACGCTCTGTTAATTTAAGTCCATTGATCAGCTTGAAAGTGATGGTCCCGCTTTGTCCTATAAGCACCTGATCCACCGTATGGGCAAGTAGGTTCTCG encodes:
- a CDS encoding recombinase, whose translation is MMQRHMPMGYKMVNGQIEINEEQAEIVKSIFIDYIKEKSLKAIAKKMTERGILNANKKPNWNHGSVGKILQNVKYQGDELYPRLIDEATFKKAQDLRTATEVKLGRSQQFNAMKNQSIFSGKIKCGECGETYKKYVEHAGKPSEKIKWKCRNYIFQNRVLCRNSFFTEDELKSIFTEATNHLIRQKKRLDKIQPDEPPKMNLELRQTDNRIKELEQDGEFSSPELVELIFKRAELNYEGSKIADHKLNTEKIKEALTGINAMTEFNEELFETIIKQMTVYKETFVKVEFINGITFNISIEYKRKDGKNGSSEKNGSNHTASS